In Aspergillus fumigatus Af293 chromosome 2, whole genome shotgun sequence, a genomic segment contains:
- a CDS encoding glycosyl hydrolase, family 31: protein MGRVPGCPDGAVELQHRHAEYRELYVRWLQWATLLPFMRTLGSRKCNVQNAHTCNNEWWSYGEENTPMIVSYIQLRYQLKVYLQALFEQIHHTYDAAVTCLACGCLSSGDDTQCTEWEVYLPQKGQSETKPWTYRWTNETYAGGLTVTVPAPIEHVPLFYLGKREDIMSGCVF, encoded by the exons ATGGGGAGGGTTCCAGGCTGCCCCGACGGCGCCGTGGAGCTCCAACATCGACACGCCGAGTATCGCGAGTTGTACGTGCGGTGGCTCCAGTGGGCGACGTTGCTGCCTTTTATGCGAACACTTGGATCGAGGAAGTGCAATGTGCAGAATGCGCACACATGTAACAACGAGTGGTGGTCGTATGGCGAGGAGAACACGCCCATGATTGTCTCGTACATCCAGCTGCGGTACCAGCTCAAGGTGTATCTGCAGGCTCTCTTCGAGCAAATCCACCATACTTACGACGCCGCTGT TACATGTTTGGCTTGCGGCTGCTTGTCATCCGGTGACGATACCCAATGCACCGAGTGGGAGGTGTATCTGCCGCAGAAGGGCCAGAGTGAGACAAAGCCGTGGACGTACAGGTGGACAAACGAGACATATGCTGGTGGACTGACGGTGACCGTCCCGGCCCCGATCGAGCATGTTCCGTTGTTTTACCTGGGGAAGCGGGAGGATATAATGAGCGGATGTGTGTTCTAG
- a CDS encoding glutathione S-transferase family protein, with translation MSAPKITLYTNHRCPWAHRAHIALKELGLDYEEVIIDLNTPREPWYLEINPRGLVPAISYNGTIITESAIVAQFLADAHPSHLLPPSNSVEGALQRARIAFFVDTFFSKVAPHFLASQRATSDQDRVAAGEAIVAAIEKELEPILASQKGPGPFFGGREKLTLAEVLIGSFLLRLLSFHKPEHGLLREDLPQLLEKRTPAFTKWANATVEQESVNFIWDEKSVVELTKKKIASLAKK, from the exons ATGTCTGCCCCCAAAATCACCCTCTACACCAACCACCGATGCCCCTGGGCCCACAGAGCGCATATCGCCCTCAAGGAGCTCGGCCTTGACTACGAAGAGGTCATCATCGATCTCAACACCCCGCGTGAGCCATGGTATCTCGAGATCAACCCG CGCGGCCTCGTCCCCGCCATCTCCTACAACGgcaccatcatcaccgagTCGGCCATCGTCGCCCAGTTCCTCGCAGACGCGCATCCATCCCAcctccttcctccctccAATAGCGTCGAAGGCGCCCTGCAGCGCGCCCGcatcgccttcttcgtcgataccttcttcagcaaggTCGCCCCGCACTTTCTGGCTTCTCAGCGCGCCACAAGCGACCAGGACCGCGTTGCAGCGGGGGAGGCTATCGTTGCGGCCATTGAGAAGGAACTCGAGCCCATCCTGGCCTCGCAGAAGGGCCCCGGTCCATTCTTCGGCGGGAGGGAGAAGTTGACCCTGGCGGAGGTGTTGATTGGTTCGTTCCTGTTACGGTTGCTGTCGTTCCATAAGCCTGAGCATGGGCTGCTGAGGGAGGATTTGCCGCAGCTGTTGGAGAAGAGGACTCCGGCATTTACGAAATGGGCCAATGCGACGGTGGAGCAGGAGAGTGTGAACTTTATCTGGGATGAGAAGAGCGTTGTGGAgctgacgaagaagaagattgcaTCGCTGGCGAAGAAATGA
- a CDS encoding isocitrate lyase/PEP mutase family protein, with product MSITITVEKDGFYEVNGESREPTVNLYMIAGATKLRRYLRDTDELIVCPGVYDGLSARIAMQLGFRALYMTGAGTTASRLGMADLGLAQLYDMRTNAEMIANLDPFGPPLIADMDTGYGGPLMVAKSVQQYIQAGVAGFHIEDQIQNKRCGHLAGKKVVSMDEYLTRIRAAKQTKDRLRSDIVLIARTDALQQHGYDECIRRLKAARDLGADVGLLEGFTSKEMARQAVQDLAPWPLLLNMVENGAGPVITTKEAKEMGFRIMIFSFASLAPAYLGIKSALERLKNEGITGIPEGLGPKKLFEVCGLMDSVRIDTEAGGDGFTNGV from the exons ATGAGCATCACCATCACTGTAGAGAAGGACGGCTTCTACGAGGTTAACGGAGAAAGCCGTGAACCCACAGTCAACCTGTACATGATTGCCGGTGCCACTAAGCTCCGCAGGTATCTCCGTGATACTGACGAGCTGATCGTCTGCCCCGGAGTTTACGATGGCCTGTCCGCTCGGATTGCCATGCAACTTGGCTTCAGGGCCCTCTACATG ACTGGTGCGGGAACCACCGCCTCTCGACTCGGAATGGCAGATCTCGGGCTGGCCCAGCTCTACGACATGAGAACCAATGCAGAGATGATTGCGAACCTGGACCCCTTTGGTCCTCCTCTGATTGCCGACATGGACACGGGGTACGGAG GCCCCCTTATGGTCGCCAAATCCGTCCAGCAATACATCCAAGCCGGCGTAGCCGGGTTCCACATCGAGGACCAAATCCAAAACAAGCGATGCGGCCATCTCGCAGGCAAGAAAGTCGTGTCCATGGACGAGTACCTGACCCGGATCCGCGCCGCAAAGCAAACCAAGGACCGCCTCCGCTCGGATATCGTGCTGATTGCGCGCACTGACGCCCTCCAGCAGCACGGCTACGACGAGTGCATCCGGCGTCTGAAGGCGGCGCGGGACCTTGGTGCGGATGTGGGTCTATTGGAGGGATTCACCTCCAAGGAGATGGCGCGCCAGGCGGTCCAGGACCTGGCGCCATGGCCGTTGCTGCTCAACATGGTTGAGAACGGGGCCGGCCCGGTGATTACGACCAAGGAGGCTAAGGAGATGGGGTTCCGGatcatgatcttctcgtTTGCGTCGTTGGCTCCTGCTTATCTCGGCATCAAATCTGCCCTAGAGCGGTTGAAGAACGAGGGGATCACGGGCATCCCTGAGGGTCTCGGGCCCAAGAAGCTGTTCGAGGTGTGCGGGTTGATGGATTCGGTGAGGATTGACACAGAAGCTGGTGGCGACGGGTTTACGAATGGCGTCTGA
- a CDS encoding YoaK family protein — protein sequence MLHRLAWTDWPGLISGKSVPISPHSAANNQGLNSAWGKIRRSHEVFWNCHFEDIPRFPTSSLLQFCFSLQRSHQESVTMSTSLDSKKSVAGFLKRDINAKHAEVLLYGCCLSSGLVDSTLYNAYNTFVSMQTGNTIFVGLGASNQNLKPYGWARSLTSIGCFVIGCFLFARLNRLLGPRRRVTLVLSFLLQVAMLVITASLVQSGVIAGIPSNPASSETHWSQEAPIVLLSIQSAGQIVASRALGFNEIPTVVITSLLCNLVSDPKLFLLRNEKRDRRMVAFVLTLIGAIAGGWITKATRDISPVLWMAAGLKLIISVSWIFWRENEGASAV from the exons ATGTTGCATCGATTAGCCTGGACCGACTGGCCCGGATTGATATCGGGTAAATCCGTGCCAATCTCTCCGCATAGTGCTGCAAACAACCAGGGTCTTAATTCAGCTTGGGGAAAAATCAGACGTTCACACGAGGTGTTTTGGAACTGTCATTTTGAGGATATTCCACGGTTTCCCACTTCCTCGCTGTTGCAGTTTTGCTTCTCGCTGCAGCGCTCCCATCAAGAATCTGTCACAATGTCCACCTCGTTGGACTCTAAGAAAAGCGTCGCTGGTTTCTTGAAAAGAGACATCAATGCCAAACACGCAGAGGTGCTCCTGTACGGGTGCTGTCTGAGCTCTGGCCTTGTGGATAGCACACTCTACAATG CCTACAACACGTTCGTCTCGATGCAAACGG GAAACACCATTTTTGTCGGCCTGGGCGCGTCAAACCAGAATCTTAAGCCATACGGCTGGGCGCGGTCTCTCACCTCGATCGGATGCTTCGTCATCGGCTGCTTTCTCTTCGCCCGACTGAACCGTCTTCTCGGACCGAGACGCAGAGTAACACTAgtcctctctttccttctacAGGTCGCTATGCTGGTAATCACTGCGTCCTTGGTACAAAGCGGCGTGATCGCTGGAATCCCCTCGAACCCTGCTTCGAGCGAGACACATTGGAGCCAGGAAGCGCCTATCGTGCTTTTGAGTATCCAGTCTGCAGGTCAGATCGTCGCTAGTCGGGCGTTGGGGTTCAACGAGATCCCTACTGTGGTCATTACCAGTCTTCTCTGTAATCTCGTGTCGGACCCAAAGCTGTTTCTCCTTCGCAACGAGAAGCGGGACCGACGAATGGTAGCGTTCGTTCTGACACTGATCGGTGCAATTGCGGGAGGATGGATCACCAAGGCGACACGCGATATCTCGCCTGtgctgtggatggctgctgGACTAAAGTTGATAATTTCTGTTTCCTGGATATTCTGGAGAGAGAACGAGGGGGCAAGTGCAGTATAA
- a CDS encoding putative cellulose-binding GDSL lipase/acylhydrolase — protein sequence MLHISIVAVTASLALVLSANAQAALYAQCGGEGYSGPTSCVAGAVCTVWNPWYSLRSMRPWNKHCTRHCAKYDNNDNNDNNDNNHNNHNNEHRYTHRAKVLHHFVSYPKLPIERSWAHPASGDSYSQTGFDISSTKPSASNPLGNPTLPGWTTSGGLNWVGFLVSKYNTSLTLSYNFAYGGATTNASLVAPYTSTVLSFIDQVTEFTNSIASKPSYAPWTSGNTLVGVWMGVNDVGNSYWLSNIDELLLKIMDSYFGQLQILYDAGVRNYVLLGVPPINRSPLMLAQGTDVTTAEAAVIAKYNNLIATYLAQFKSKNSGVTATVVDTQAPFNQALDNPTAYGAPDATCYNSDGTSCLWFNDYHPGIAIQDLTAQAVASALKELFF from the exons ATGTTGCACATATCAATCGTAGCAGTGACGGCCTCCTTGGCTCTGGTACTTAGTGCCAATGCCCAGGCAGCATTATATGCTCAGTGTGGTGGGGAGGGCTACTCGGGTCCTACCTCGTGCGTCGCTGGAGCTGTCTGTACAGTTTGGAATCCATGGTACT CGCTTAGATCAATGCGTCCCTGGAACAAGCACTGCACCAGGCACTGCGCCAAGTACgacaacaacgacaacaacgacaacaacgacaacaaccacaacaaccacaacaacGAGCACCGCTACACCCACCGGGCTAAAGTACTTCATCACTTTGTGAGTTACCCTAAGCTTCCTATCGAACGTTCTTGGGCTCATCCAGCTAGTGGCGACTCCTACTCGCAGACCGGATTCGACATCAGCAGCACCAAACCCTCCGCCTCGAATCCCCTCGGGAACCCTACTTTGCCAGGATGGACCACGAGTGGAGGCTTGAATTGGGTCGGGTTCCTCGTCTCAAAATATAACACGTCCCTGACTCTGTCATACAACTTTGCCTACGGTGGGGCGACGACCAACGCCAGCCTTGTTGCTCCATATACCTCGACTGTCCTGAGCTTCATCGATCAGGTCACCGAGTTCACCAACAGCATCGCCTCGAAGCCCTCTTATGCGCCGTGGACCAGTGGAAATACTCTCGTGGGCGTCTGGATGGGCGTGAATGACGTTGGCAACTCGTACTGGCTGTCTAATATcgacgagcttctccttAAGATTATGGATAGCTACTTTGGGCAGCTGCAGATTCTCTACGACGCTGGAGTGCGGAACTATGTGCTGCTCGGTGTTCCTC CAATCAACCGCTCCCCACTTATGCTTGCCCAAGGCACCGATGTCACTACCGCGGAAGCGGCAGTGATCGCAAAGTACAACAACCTGATCGCGACATATCTCGCCCAATTCAAGTCCAAGAACAGCGGTGTCACGGCAACAGTTGTGGATACACAAGCGCCGTTCAATCAGGCATTGGATAATCCCACGGCCTACGGTGCGCCCGATGCCACCTGCTATAACAGCGATGGCACAAGCTGTCTGTGGTTCAATGACTACCATCCTGGCATTGCCATCCAGGACCTCACGGCACAGGCTGTGGCTTCTGCGCTGAAGGAGTTGTTTTTCTAG
- a CDS encoding putative aryl-alcohol dehydrogenase (AAD) produces the protein MDFQTPEPPTELGRYRILSSNCGLRVSPLQLGAMSIGEAWSSFMGTHEQGAAGGNFIDTANAYQNEQSEAWIGEWMSARKNYWIDILYLHWWDHTTSIEEIMNSLHILVEQGKVLYLGISDTPAWIVAAANAYAAAVGKTPFCIYQGRWNVMLRDFEREILPMARHFGMALAPWNILGSGKFQTREQVEERKKKDTTDNQTEAEIRMSEALANVAAEHGIKSVTAVALAYILCKAPNVFPIVGGRKVEHLHDNIQALKIKLTEEQIKYLESVNHFDPGFPSNFLGEDPRVSGKAGRLLATSAPLAFVRAPTAIGYEYLRIGTVAAPRLY, from the exons ATGGACTTTCAGACTCCTGAACCTCCCACCGAATTGGGCCGGTACCGCATCCTCTCCTCAAACTGCGGTCTCCGTGTCTCACCGCTCCAGCTGGGCGCCATGTCGATTGGAGAGGCCTGGTCCTCCTTCATGGGGACGCATGAACAAGGAGCAG CCGGAGGCAACTTTATCGACACCGCAAACGCATACCAGAACGAGCAATCGGAAGCATGGATTGGAGAATGGATGTCTGCTCGGAAAAACT ACTGGATTGATATCCTCTATCTGCACTGGTGGGATCACACCACATCCATTGAGGAGATTATGAACAGCTTGcatatcctcgtcgagcaGGGGAAAGTCCTGTACCTGGGAATCTCGGACACGCCTGCGTGGATTGTTGCCGCAGCCAATGCATACGCGGCCGCTGTTGGCAAGACACCCTTTTGCATCTATCAAGGCCGCTGGAATGTCATGCTGCGTGACTTTGAGAGAGAGATTCTGCCCATGGCTCGCCATTTCGGCATGGCTCTGGCGCCATGGAATATCCTCGGCAGTGGAAAATTCCAGACCAGGGAGCAAGTGGAGGAGCGAAAGAAGAAAG ATACTACGGACAACCAGACCGAGGCTGAGATCAGAATGAGTGAAGCGCTTGCCAATGTTGCAGCAGAGCACGGGATCAAGTCCGTGACCGCGGTGGCCCTGGCATACATTCTATGCAAGGCACCCAACGTCTTTCCGATTGTCGGTGGAAGGAAAGTCGAGCATCTTCACGATAACATCCAGGCTCTCAAGATCAAATTGACTGAAGAACAGATCAAGTATCTGGAAAGCGTCAACCATTTTGATCCTGGCTTTCCTAGTAATTTTCTCGGGGAGGATCCCAGAGTGTCTGGAAAGGCCGGCAGACTTTTGGCCACTTCAGCCCCTCTAGCATTTGTGCGGGCTCCAACGGCGATCGGATATGAG TACCTCCGAATTGGGACCGTAGCAGCCCCTAGACTCTATTGA
- a CDS encoding GNAT family N-acetyltransferase has product MDNFCFPLDLSKLEDDRLRLVPFDSNFEELSATYVELSSETPEVFQYLPYGPFESPEAYDQWYSNRIRPTKESIIFAIILKAGIVRKRKPGSDQFEELKVEDGTFAGTTGLIRADPANSVVEVGNVVILPRFHRTFVGTAAHTLLLTHMLDPPPNGLHLRRVQWQAFSDNQASIAAAQRLGFQLEGIIRWQRVLPEGKKGNANGVIDDKMPGLDPTGQKKLGPGRHSAMLSLCWDDWENGARERLHALSQKYA; this is encoded by the exons ATGGACAATTTCTGCTTTCCCCTGGACCTATCAAAACTGGAGGATGACCGTCTCCGGCTAGTTCCATTTGAT TCTAATTTCGAGGAGCTGTCGGCGACATACGTGGAGTTATCTTCGGAAACCCCCGAAGTGTTCCAATATCTTCCCTATGGACCGTTCGAAAGCCCCGAGGCATATGACCAGTGGTACAGCAATCGAATTCGCCCCACCAAAGAATCgatcatcttcgccatcatcctgAAAGCAGGCATCGTCAGGAAGCGAAAGCCTGGCTCCGATCAGTTTGAGGAACTGAAGGTGGAAGATGGAACCTTTGCCGGTACCACTGGGCTGATCCGGGCGGATCCAGCTAACTCTGTTGTCGAGGTGGGAAAT GTCGTGATTCTTCCACGGTTCCATCGGACATTTGTGGGAACAGCAGCTCACACACTGCTTCTAACCCATATGTTGGATCCTCCGCCTAATGGACTCCATCTCCGACGCGTCCAATGGCAGGCCTTCAGCGACAATCAGGCCTCGATTGCCGCCGCGCAGCGCCTCGGTTTCCAGCTCGAGGGCATCATTCGCTGGCAACGAGTGTTACCAGAGGGCAAGAAAGGAAATGCGAACGGCGTCATTGATGACAAAATGCCTGGGCTGGACCCAACTGGTCAGAAAAAGCTTGGGCCGGGCCGTCACTCGGCGATGTTGAGTTTGTGTTGGGATGATTGGGAGAATGGAGCGAGGGAGAGACTGCATGCCCTGTCACAAAAATATGCATAG